Sequence from the Nitrospirota bacterium genome:
TTGCCCATTAAATGATAGCCTTAAATTCATAAACACAAGTACCCATGGTTGAAGTGAACAGGATATATCATTTAAGTAGACCAATTCCTCTTTACGACCGAGCAGTGTCAGTCTATTTATGGTGAAACTATAAAATAATCCCTTTTTTAGACTTTCGACCTCTACTGATAGCTCATTAGTTGAAATAGATTTCTCTACAAAAGACTTCAGTATATGTTCTGGGAAAGCAAACCAGACACCCCAGACAAAAGAAGGTATAGCGACGAGAAAAATAATTAAGACTTTTTTCACTGCGATTTGAGAAAAGAAAGAGAAAGGTTGATATTCAGGAGTTCTGGATTTTCAAAAGCTTTTTTTATAGAAACTTTCTTTATCGTTAGACGCATTGGAACATTTTTGATTTTATAAAATATGTTTACCATTTCATTCATGGTAACTTTTTCTATAGAAACTTCAGCATCTTCGATTATCCCTTCTTTTGTTTCAATCTTCCCTGTAGATTTAATTGAACCAACTCTGTCCTTGAGCCCAAGCGATAGAAACACATCATCTACTGCCTGAATAATACCTTGAACCTGTGACAGATTTTTTTTATCTTCAACATAGTCCATTTTCTTCTTAAGTGATAGAAATTCTTCTCTAAGCATTATCATATCTTTTTGTTGACTTTTCAGGGTGTTTAACTCTTTTTTTGCAGATGAAAGAATGGAAAGTTCATACGCACATAAAAAAATAAACACTAAAATCACTATTATAACTATAAGAAATCTTCTGTTTTTTAATAAACCCTTCATACCTTTTCTTTTACAGTTATGGTGAACAACATATTACCGCTGGCTGATGTCCTTGAATCTGAAATGGAGACTTCATCAAAGAACTCTTCAAGCCTTACCTGCATCTCCTGTATTGCACTTAATGAAGGCGCTTCCCCCTTCAAGATCAGATTCTGCTTATCAATTATAATTTCATTAAATACAACACCCCTTTTTTCAATCTGAGATATCCTGAGAAGAGAATCGAGGGGATCAACCCCGAGAAAGAGTGCTTCTTTGTTTTTTAGTTCTTTCAGATGAGCTTTCAGCTGATGAGGTGCATTTACGATATTCTTTTCTTCAGGAAATATATCCGTATATGTTTTACGCATAGTATTTTGCAAAAAAGCAACCTCTCTCTTTGTTGAGATTATTCTGAACAAAAGATCAAAAACTAAAATCAATGCAATAAGCAGGATAAGCACTACACTTATCTTCATAGATTTCTTAATTTTTTCACTATCACGTGTATATGAGAATTCATCCTTTCTTAAATTTATAGATGGATTAAACATCTCTTCTATAGCCAGAGCTATTCTGCCTTGGTTGTCTGTTATATCCGGTGAAAAAAGTTTATCCAGACTGAAATCTTTGAGTATTTTTCTTAACTCAAGAGAGGTTATAAAAACAGGGTCTATATTATGTGACTTTAATTGTGCAAGCATCCCTTCTATCATTTTTTTTTCAGCATAGACAGCAAGCACCTGATATTTACCGCTTGATGAATCAACAACAATATCATCAAATATTACACTATCTATGCCTCCCAGAATCATTCCATCAAGTTCAAAAGGAAGCACTTCTCTTATCCTTTCTTTATCAGAAAATGGCAGATCAACGATTCTGAAGTTCAGATAGCTAACTGGCAAACTCAGATAAGCATCTTCAAAATCTATTATTAGATCACTAAAAGAAAAAAGACCTTTTTCAGTAATAGGGTATTTTTTACTTTCCAGTAATTCATACCTATTGCCTTTCAGCTCGAATACAAGAAATGTAATTTCCTTTTCCCGAACATCAATAAAAAGAGATTTTCCCATTAATATTCCTTCCAGAATTTCAGTATAGTAGAGGAAAGAGGCGATTTATAAACAACTGCTTCTATAATTGTTCTGACCCCATTGGAGAATGCCTGAGCATATATCTTAAAATGGTCTCCCTTTACACTGATCTGATTTGCCCCAAAAGTGGTTCCGGCAAAATTGTTGAACTCATTTATATCCCGGAAAGGCATACCTATTCTATACTTGATAATCTTCCCTGCAAGCTCCTCTGTTATCGAGTCAGAAATACACATCAAAACTGGTTTTTCAGCGCCGTTTACATTAATTATCAAGTTATCCCTGTTTCCATAAACAGTAACATATGGCATTAATTTATCATAATCGTCTCTGGTGATTCCATTTATAAGCAGTAATTCGTCTATACTAATAAGATCAGCATTTTTTGCGTTTATTTCTGAATCACTTAGTTCAGCAGCACTATCACGGTCTATCCAGTCAACTATTCTGTCTGCAATATTCTCTTTCAAAGACAGAGTTTTTAATAGTCTTTTAAAAGCATCATAAGCAATCGGATTTTTCATATCTCCTCTGGGATAAACTATAGTATTAATATTAAACTTTGAGTTTTCGTCTTGAATTCTTACTGCGATTACGCCCTGAAAATCCTCAAAAGGATTTTCAACAGGCAATTCAATAGCTCCTGGAGTGAAAGATTGTGTATCAACCCATTCTGACAGATATTTTGCCGATACATTTATTCCTGATTTTGCCATTAGTGAGAGCCTCTGTGCATCACGCCAATTATAGATATTGCTTGTCGCTATATAGACTCCATAGGAAAACTCCACTACCATAGCGGTGATTAGGGCAACCGCAAGGAGTGTTACCACCAATGCAATACCCTGTTGATTTTTAATAAGCATATCAGAGGGTTCTTCCTATTTTTGGTTTTGAAATTTCAAAGATATCCAGTGTATTGTCTCTAATCTTTGAAGAAAGTCTAATCCTGATTTCCTCAGGAATATTTCGTGCGATCTCTGTGTCCCATGTCTTAACCCATTGCCCCTTATATCTAACTTCTACGCTGAAGGATTCAAGATTTTCGATGATATCAACTGCTTCTACCTTCTCATCATGGTATGGTGATTCGATTTTCTTCATAAGATTAAGTTTATTGTCTTTCTCTTCCACAAAGTATGAAAT
This genomic interval carries:
- the gspK gene encoding type II secretion system minor pseudopilin GspK produces the protein MLIKNQQGIALVVTLLAVALITAMVVEFSYGVYIATSNIYNWRDAQRLSLMAKSGINVSAKYLSEWVDTQSFTPGAIELPVENPFEDFQGVIAVRIQDENSKFNINTIVYPRGDMKNPIAYDAFKRLLKTLSLKENIADRIVDWIDRDSAAELSDSEINAKNADLISIDELLLINGITRDDYDKLMPYVTVYGNRDNLIINVNGAEKPVLMCISDSITEELAGKIIKYRIGMPFRDINEFNNFAGTTFGANQISVKGDHFKIYAQAFSNGVRTIIEAVVYKSPLSSTILKFWKEY